In Kiritimatiellia bacterium, a single genomic region encodes these proteins:
- a CDS encoding 16S rRNA (uracil(1498)-N(3))-methyltransferase, whose protein sequence is MNLILLRAEDVDECRRARIGGPAARHVREVLRAKVGDTLRIGLQDGPIGIGRITELRNSEIIIECEFQPEAPRRPPVSLLIALPRPKAMKRLWPQVAALGVDRIFVTNAARVDRNYFDTHVLEPAFFTPLLIEGLQQAQDTRIPIVEIHRRLKPLIEDRLAAWPTPGSRILLHPPAPTPLLRAPARRPALIAIGPEGGWTPYEVDLFVRHGFLAASLGKRTLRTDTASIAALSILHAMFDFDEPSGA, encoded by the coding sequence ATGAATTTGATCCTCCTGAGAGCCGAAGACGTTGACGAGTGCCGCCGCGCTAGAATCGGCGGACCAGCCGCAAGACACGTTCGGGAGGTCCTTCGAGCCAAGGTCGGTGACACGCTGCGAATTGGCCTGCAGGACGGCCCGATCGGCATCGGCCGCATAACGGAACTGAGGAACTCCGAAATCATCATCGAATGCGAGTTCCAGCCCGAGGCGCCTCGCCGTCCGCCAGTGAGCCTCCTGATCGCGCTTCCCCGGCCGAAGGCGATGAAGCGGCTCTGGCCGCAGGTCGCTGCGCTGGGCGTCGACCGCATCTTCGTCACAAATGCAGCGCGGGTCGATCGAAACTACTTCGACACTCATGTGCTCGAGCCTGCATTCTTCACCCCTCTTCTCATCGAAGGCCTGCAACAGGCCCAGGATACGAGAATACCGATCGTCGAGATCCATCGGCGGCTCAAGCCCCTCATCGAAGACCGGCTCGCCGCATGGCCAACGCCGGGTTCCAGGATCCTGCTGCATCCGCCCGCCCCGACGCCGCTTCTCCGCGCCCCGGCGAGGCGGCCCGCGCTGATCGCCATCGGGCCGGAAGGCGGTTGGACGCCCTACGAGGTCGACCTGTTTGTGCGACACGGCTTTCTGGCCGCCTCTCTCGGCAAGCGGACGCTCCGGACAGACACGGCCTCGATCGCGGCGTTGTCGATCTTGCACGCCATGTTTGATTTTGATGAGCCATCTGGCGCATGA
- the recO gene encoding DNA repair protein RecO yields MILKTPAIALRRYPFSETSLVITWLSPDAGRLHTLIKGAFRPKSLFFGAADLFYTCELVYHDRGPEGLAIAREISPLRHRTPLRSDWRACAVASYLCGVVAKIVPRGATRTDLYHWLEGALDELVLRGGSLPRLCSLELRLARVLGLGPRLERCIRCESSLPVSGYVWFSAPNGGWFCENCVVRLKGPRPAPIPSAVIHRLIDWERAGDALIQPIPPSTIDAANRLVGSFMAHHLDCPAPMRMAAVDILSRQPPPPVDLQRTVR; encoded by the coding sequence GTGATTCTCAAGACACCGGCCATCGCGCTCCGCCGATACCCGTTCTCGGAAACCTCGCTGGTCATCACGTGGTTGTCTCCGGATGCCGGACGCCTCCACACATTGATCAAGGGGGCTTTCCGGCCGAAAAGTCTGTTCTTTGGCGCCGCCGATTTGTTCTACACCTGTGAGCTGGTCTACCACGATCGAGGGCCGGAGGGACTCGCAATCGCCCGCGAAATCTCGCCGCTCCGCCATCGCACGCCGCTGCGGTCGGACTGGCGTGCTTGCGCGGTGGCATCCTACCTTTGTGGCGTCGTTGCCAAAATCGTGCCGCGCGGAGCCACGCGAACCGACCTGTACCACTGGCTCGAGGGCGCGCTCGACGAGCTGGTTTTGCGCGGCGGCAGTCTTCCGCGGCTGTGTTCGCTGGAATTGCGGCTGGCGCGGGTGCTGGGACTTGGGCCCCGCCTTGAACGATGCATACGTTGCGAGTCATCCCTGCCCGTCTCGGGCTACGTGTGGTTCTCCGCTCCCAACGGCGGCTGGTTTTGCGAAAATTGCGTCGTCCGCCTGAAAGGTCCACGCCCCGCGCCGATCCCCTCCGCCGTCATTCACAGGCTCATCGATTGGGAGCGCGCCGGAGACGCCCTCATACAGCCGATCCCGCCGTCGACCATTGATGCCGCGAACCGGCTGGTCGGATCGTTCATGGCCCACCACCTTGACTGTCCGGCCCCGATGCGTATGGCCGCGGTCGACATCCTGAGCCGACAACCGCCGCCCCCTGTTGACCTGCAAAGAACCGTTCGCTAA
- a CDS encoding DUF502 domain-containing protein, producing the protein MSRSIFRPIRTNIIVGLILVTPIVVTAFVVNWLFTFITNRVLIFLPKSLREGDQELLWRIVSLVIVLLLLFLVGLFVRNILGKRIYKLGDRLLTQLPLINRIYIATRQIITSLVQQRKTLFQEAVVVEYPRPGIFSVGFITAVVPNEYTWAIRTAAPDEECVSVFIPTTPNPTSGWLCLVPRSSVKKLNMSTGEAMRLIVSGGAVFPGREIDTGSASLVELVHELIHSDSPQAPNSTPRNPTT; encoded by the coding sequence ATGTCCCGATCCATTTTCCGCCCCATTCGAACAAACATCATCGTCGGCCTGATTCTGGTCACGCCGATCGTGGTCACGGCTTTCGTCGTCAACTGGCTGTTCACCTTCATCACAAACCGGGTGCTGATCTTCCTGCCCAAATCCCTTCGCGAGGGCGATCAGGAACTGCTTTGGCGGATCGTTTCCCTGGTGATCGTGCTGCTCCTGCTATTCCTGGTCGGTTTGTTCGTTCGGAACATCCTTGGGAAGCGAATTTATAAGCTCGGCGACCGGCTCTTGACGCAGCTTCCCTTGATCAACCGGATCTACATTGCAACCCGCCAGATCATCACCTCGTTGGTCCAGCAGCGGAAGACGCTCTTCCAGGAGGCGGTCGTCGTCGAGTATCCTCGTCCCGGTATTTTCTCGGTGGGGTTCATCACGGCGGTGGTTCCAAATGAATACACGTGGGCCATTCGCACCGCGGCGCCCGATGAGGAATGTGTTTCGGTTTTCATTCCAACCACGCCCAACCCTACGTCCGGCTGGCTCTGCCTGGTGCCCCGCTCGAGTGTCAAAAAGCTGAACATGAGCACGGGTGAGGCCATGCGGCTCATTGTGTCGGGCGGCGCCGTGTTCCCCGGCCGGGAAATCGACACCGGGTCGGCCTCACTCGTCGAGCTGGTCCACGAATTGATTCACTCCGATTCTCCCCAGGCGCCCAATTCCACGCCGCGCAATCCGACCACGTGA
- a CDS encoding FIST C-terminal domain-containing protein — protein sequence MDVLVGQWSTSEGWTWSNRDAAIPSTADLFLVFGDRAILTEQGGGPLRDILRHSPNAVAVGCSTAGEILGESVREGSLAVAAIRFHASRVRLVTAPITRTTSREAGQRIAESLASPDLAHVFVLSDGLDVNGSELVAGLREGLPSGVQATGGLSADGARFERTGVWVNGSFHSNLAVGVGFYGQALRIGYGSVGGWDAFGPDRLVTRSSGNVLYELDGRSALALYKLYLGEYAEGLPASGLLFPLLVRKDEHDPGFVRTIIAVDEKAESLIFAGDVPQGALARLMKANFDRLIDGASGAGALAHEALGRRAAQLAVLISCVGRKLILRQRTEEEVQAVRERLEVPLPIVGFYSNGEISPSRAGVPTDFHNQTMTVTTLAEDA from the coding sequence ATGGACGTGTTGGTAGGTCAATGGAGCACGTCGGAAGGATGGACGTGGTCGAATCGCGATGCGGCTATTCCCTCTACAGCGGACCTGTTTCTGGTGTTTGGCGACCGCGCTATCCTCACCGAACAAGGCGGGGGACCGCTTCGCGACATTCTGCGGCATTCGCCCAACGCCGTCGCGGTGGGCTGTTCTACGGCGGGCGAGATTCTCGGGGAAAGTGTGCGGGAAGGGTCGCTGGCGGTAGCAGCGATCCGATTTCATGCCTCGCGCGTGCGATTGGTTACGGCGCCTATCACTAGGACCACGAGCCGCGAGGCCGGCCAAAGGATCGCCGAAAGCCTGGCGTCACCCGATTTAGCGCACGTTTTTGTTCTGTCCGACGGCCTGGATGTCAACGGCAGTGAGTTGGTGGCTGGGCTTCGCGAAGGACTGCCTTCCGGCGTGCAGGCCACCGGAGGTTTGTCGGCGGACGGAGCGAGGTTCGAACGGACGGGTGTCTGGGTCAACGGTTCATTTCATTCGAACCTGGCCGTGGGCGTGGGTTTCTACGGCCAAGCGCTCCGGATTGGTTACGGCTCGGTGGGCGGATGGGATGCCTTCGGGCCGGACCGACTTGTGACGCGTTCCTCCGGGAATGTCTTGTACGAGCTGGATGGCAGGTCGGCGCTTGCTCTTTACAAACTATATCTCGGCGAATACGCGGAGGGACTGCCGGCATCCGGGTTATTGTTTCCCTTGCTGGTTCGGAAAGATGAGCACGATCCCGGCTTTGTGCGTACGATTATTGCTGTGGATGAAAAGGCTGAGAGCCTGATTTTCGCCGGCGATGTTCCGCAGGGCGCGCTGGCGCGGTTGATGAAGGCGAATTTCGACCGGCTCATCGATGGCGCGAGCGGAGCCGGTGCGCTCGCTCATGAAGCGCTCGGGCGTCGGGCCGCTCAATTGGCCGTGCTGATCAGTTGCGTCGGCCGCAAGCTCATTCTCCGGCAGCGGACGGAAGAAGAGGTCCAGGCCGTGCGCGAGCGCCTGGAGGTCCCTTTGCCGATTGTCGGTTTTTACTCCAACGGAGAAATCTCGCCGAGTCGCGCCGGTGTGCCGACCGATTTCCATAACCAGACCATGACGGTAACCACATTGGCGGAGGACGCATGA
- a CDS encoding histone deacetylase: protein MVSRYLHTGLVADPICKLHDTGLGHPECPSRYDAAFRALCAKGLIDHLEKIPCREALDRELELCHTPEYIDLVAQETASGATTLSTGDVEICPRSLEVCRYVVGGILNAVDAVCARKVKNAFCLVRPPGHHASADRGMGFCLFNNAALAARHAQVEHDIERVAIIDWDVHHGNGTQDIFYADDTVLYFSVHQWPLYPGTGARHERGAGRGMGTTLNIPLPAGSGREEIFRAFEEELGPALDRFRPDLIILSAGFDSRVDDPLGSFTLTDDDFADLTDWVLRRADDYADGRLLSILEGGYNLSGLASAVVAHVGQLIEG from the coding sequence ATGGTTTCGCGATACCTGCACACCGGACTCGTCGCGGATCCGATCTGCAAGCTGCACGACACCGGCCTCGGCCACCCCGAATGCCCGTCGCGATATGACGCAGCATTTCGCGCCCTCTGCGCCAAGGGCCTGATCGATCATCTCGAAAAAATTCCCTGCCGCGAGGCGCTCGACCGCGAACTCGAGCTTTGCCATACACCCGAGTATATCGATCTCGTCGCGCAGGAAACGGCCTCAGGAGCCACCACGTTGAGCACGGGCGATGTCGAAATCTGCCCAAGGTCTTTGGAAGTTTGCCGTTATGTCGTAGGCGGCATTCTGAATGCGGTGGACGCCGTTTGCGCGCGAAAGGTCAAAAACGCCTTCTGCCTTGTGCGGCCCCCGGGGCATCATGCCAGCGCCGATCGCGGCATGGGGTTCTGTCTCTTCAATAACGCCGCACTCGCCGCGCGCCATGCCCAAGTGGAGCACGACATCGAACGCGTTGCCATCATCGACTGGGACGTGCACCACGGCAACGGAACGCAGGACATTTTTTATGCCGATGATACGGTTCTTTATTTCAGCGTGCATCAGTGGCCGCTATATCCCGGCACGGGCGCCCGGCACGAACGCGGAGCGGGCCGTGGCATGGGAACAACCCTGAATATCCCGCTGCCTGCCGGATCGGGCCGCGAAGAAATTTTCCGCGCCTTCGAGGAGGAACTGGGTCCGGCGCTCGACAGGTTCCGCCCGGATCTGATCATCCTCTCCGCCGGATTCGATTCACGGGTGGATGACCCTCTAGGATCGTTCACGTTGACCGACGACGATTTCGCTGATCTTACTGACTGGGTCCTCCGGCGGGCCGACGATTACGCTGACGGGCGGCTTCTCTCAATCTTGGAGGGGGGCTACAACCTCAGCGGTTTGGCGTCGGCCGTGGTCGCACATGTCGGGCAGCTCATCGAGGGATAA
- a CDS encoding PAS domain S-box protein yields the protein MRQNAYHPLLVRQLKRLLGSREPPEDWRPLLNIIDETYRQADEDRRLLERSLELSSRELLQANRDLSRMLRMWPDQFFRVRSDGTILDCHFGGSAEPEASTRARGRKLQELPIPCGAEVLFALLDRARTSGERSVAETEGLGSGRPSWCEVSVVPLGADDFVILIRDISQRRRAEETVNRLAAVVEQSADAVVMTDTNGQIQYVNPAFEQIFGYSRNEVLGQNPSILKSGRHDAVFYARLWETILSGGVWKGRLTDRRRDGTLVELLATIFPVRDAAGQTRNFVAVSKDVTRETELQEQLRQSQKMEAIGRLAGGIAHDFNNLLTTILGNADLVLRRLGPGVAIRNEVEQIRDSAQVAANLVHQLLTFSRNQIVHPRPVLLNEAVETAAKLLSRLLGKENKVEIQCDARAGWITIDPIQLEQVLMNLAVNARDAMPGGGTLTISTGQTIVRPGEGGELSELEPGSYAVLTVSDTGIGMTPEVMSRIFEPFFTTKEVGQGTGLGLSIVYGIVKQCGGAITVRSAPNAGTTFTLFFPQSRAGATDTSVRGPHEPSARIILVADDDPAVRKLSAQILRTCGYDVLQAEHGEEALALLRQHRGRIVLLLSDVVMPKMNGLELLEAVQKEFPCLPILLMSGFPRTEGRDPRDIIGLREFVRKPFTPEQLIEAVGRTLGDQKPIIPR from the coding sequence ATGAGGCAGAACGCGTATCATCCGCTGCTGGTCCGGCAGCTCAAACGGCTTTTGGGAAGCCGAGAGCCGCCCGAGGACTGGCGTCCCCTGCTGAACATCATTGATGAGACGTATCGTCAGGCGGATGAGGACCGACGGCTGCTCGAGCGGTCTCTCGAGCTGAGCTCGCGCGAGCTCCTGCAAGCCAACCGCGACCTCTCGAGGATGTTGCGGATGTGGCCGGATCAGTTTTTTCGCGTACGTTCCGACGGAACCATCCTCGACTGCCATTTCGGCGGATCAGCCGAGCCTGAGGCCTCGACGCGGGCGCGAGGCAGGAAGTTGCAGGAGCTTCCGATTCCCTGCGGAGCGGAGGTCCTATTCGCCCTGCTTGATCGCGCGCGGACAAGCGGAGAACGGTCGGTTGCCGAGACCGAAGGGCTCGGCTCCGGCCGGCCGTCATGGTGCGAGGTCAGTGTGGTGCCGCTCGGCGCTGATGATTTCGTGATCTTGATCCGCGACATTTCGCAGAGGCGTCGCGCGGAGGAGACGGTGAACCGGCTTGCGGCGGTGGTCGAACAGTCCGCAGACGCCGTGGTCATGACCGATACGAATGGGCAGATCCAGTATGTCAATCCCGCCTTCGAACAGATTTTCGGTTATTCGCGAAACGAGGTGCTGGGTCAGAATCCGTCAATCCTGAAATCCGGTCGGCATGACGCCGTGTTTTATGCACGGCTCTGGGAGACGATTCTCTCGGGAGGGGTATGGAAGGGACGGCTGACCGACCGGCGCCGCGATGGGACGCTGGTCGAACTCCTAGCCACCATTTTTCCCGTTCGGGACGCCGCGGGACAGACCCGAAATTTTGTTGCCGTTTCGAAGGATGTGACGCGCGAGACGGAGCTGCAGGAGCAACTGCGGCAGTCTCAGAAGATGGAGGCTATTGGCCGCCTGGCGGGGGGCATAGCCCATGATTTCAACAACCTGCTGACCACCATTTTAGGGAATGCGGACCTCGTGCTTCGCCGCCTAGGCCCCGGCGTCGCGATTCGCAACGAGGTTGAGCAGATTCGCGACTCCGCGCAAGTCGCGGCGAATCTGGTGCATCAGCTTCTCACGTTTAGCCGAAATCAAATCGTCCATCCGAGGCCGGTTCTTCTGAATGAGGCCGTCGAGACCGCGGCAAAGTTGCTCAGCCGACTGCTGGGCAAGGAGAACAAAGTGGAAATCCAGTGCGACGCTCGGGCGGGGTGGATTACCATCGACCCGATTCAGCTTGAGCAAGTTTTGATGAATCTGGCCGTTAACGCGCGCGATGCCATGCCGGGTGGTGGAACTCTGACGATCTCCACCGGCCAAACGATCGTACGGCCCGGCGAGGGCGGCGAATTGTCGGAGCTGGAGCCGGGTTCATATGCGGTCTTGACGGTCTCGGACACAGGGATCGGCATGACTCCCGAGGTGATGTCCCGCATTTTTGAGCCGTTCTTTACGACGAAGGAGGTTGGGCAGGGCACTGGCTTGGGCCTCTCGATCGTCTATGGGATCGTCAAGCAGTGCGGTGGCGCGATCACCGTTCGAAGCGCTCCGAATGCGGGCACTACCTTCACCCTTTTCTTCCCGCAATCGCGAGCGGGCGCCACAGACACGTCAGTGCGGGGACCCCACGAGCCGAGCGCGCGCATCATCCTTGTGGCCGACGATGACCCTGCGGTCCGCAAGCTATCGGCTCAGATTTTGCGAACGTGCGGCTATGATGTCTTGCAGGCCGAACATGGCGAAGAGGCGCTTGCGCTCCTTCGCCAGCACCGCGGCCGGATCGTCCTCCTGCTCAGCGATGTCGTAATGCCCAAAATGAACGGCCTGGAGTTGCTGGAGGCGGTGCAAAAAGAGTTTCCATGTCTGCCCATACTATTGATGTCAGGTTTTCCGCGGACCGAGGGGCGCGATCCGCGCGACATCATAGGCCTACGCGAGTTCGTGAGGAAGCCTTTCACGCCGGAGCAGCTCATCGAAGCGGTCGGCCGGACTCTCGGCGATCAAAAACCGATTATCCCTCGATGA
- the gltX gene encoding glutamate--tRNA ligase: MTPRVRFAPSPTGHVHIGNMRAAIFNWLFARHEGGQFLLRIEDTDRERSTPEAIRAVLDAIDWLGLHPDGEPVYQSQRREAHLAAAEQLLRSGRAYKLDKGGTGKGEAILFKMPGRDIAFHDAVKGPMKKAAADMPDFVIVRSDGQPVFHLANVVDDIEMGITHIIRGDDHVENTFRHIALFEALGAPVPTYAHLPMIVNAQGKPYSKRDGAAFVGEFRENGYEADALFNYLALLGWNPGDEREIMSREELIASFTLERVQSKPAQFDFKKFEWMNGEYLKRMPPSAYRERFRKELEAHGLWDPSVTEDYLDRVCALLRERVKRWADVPLQAGYFFTEQYPFDADAVRKRLQKEGARDHLVALREAFAALSDFGSASIERALRETAERRGVPASDLIHPLRVAVTGLAGGPGLFELLEVLGRDRVLARLDRSPPT; the protein is encoded by the coding sequence ATGACTCCACGCGTTCGATTCGCCCCCAGCCCAACGGGCCATGTCCACATCGGGAACATGCGGGCGGCCATCTTCAACTGGCTGTTTGCTCGCCACGAGGGCGGCCAATTCCTGTTGCGCATCGAGGATACCGACAGGGAGCGGTCCACGCCCGAAGCGATCCGGGCCGTGCTGGACGCGATCGACTGGCTCGGTTTGCACCCGGATGGCGAGCCGGTCTACCAATCGCAGCGGCGCGAGGCGCACCTAGCCGCGGCCGAACAGCTCCTCAGGTCGGGTCGGGCCTACAAACTGGACAAGGGCGGCACCGGTAAGGGCGAAGCTATCCTATTCAAAATGCCCGGGCGGGATATCGCGTTTCACGATGCGGTCAAGGGACCTATGAAAAAAGCTGCCGCAGACATGCCCGATTTCGTCATCGTGCGGTCCGACGGTCAGCCGGTGTTCCATCTGGCTAATGTGGTGGATGATATCGAGATGGGCATCACCCACATCATCCGCGGCGATGACCACGTCGAGAACACCTTCCGCCACATCGCGCTGTTTGAAGCGCTCGGGGCGCCAGTCCCGACCTATGCCCACCTTCCGATGATCGTCAACGCGCAGGGGAAGCCCTATTCAAAACGCGACGGCGCCGCGTTCGTCGGCGAATTTCGCGAGAACGGCTACGAGGCGGACGCGCTGTTCAATTATCTGGCTCTGCTTGGATGGAACCCCGGCGACGAGCGCGAGATCATGTCGCGCGAGGAATTAATCGCCTCCTTCACGCTCGAACGCGTCCAATCCAAACCGGCGCAGTTCGATTTCAAAAAATTCGAGTGGATGAACGGCGAGTATCTAAAGCGAATGCCTCCCTCCGCCTATCGCGAAAGGTTCCGCAAGGAGCTCGAGGCGCATGGCCTGTGGGACCCCTCTGTGACCGAAGACTATCTCGACCGCGTCTGTGCGCTGCTGCGCGAACGCGTCAAACGCTGGGCCGACGTGCCGCTGCAGGCCGGCTACTTTTTCACCGAACAGTATCCATTCGACGCGGACGCCGTCCGGAAACGCCTCCAGAAAGAGGGGGCCCGGGACCATCTTGTAGCACTGCGCGAGGCCTTTGCGGCCCTGTCGGACTTCGGCTCGGCCTCGATCGAGCGCGCATTGCGCGAGACGGCGGAGCGGCGCGGCGTGCCCGCTTCTGACCTAATCCATCCCCTGCGCGTTGCGGTCACCGGACTGGCAGGGGGACCGGGACTCTTCGAACTTCTCGAAGTCTTGGGGCGTGACCGGGTCCTCGCGCGGCTGGATCGAAGTCCGCCGACCTGA
- a CDS encoding ABC transporter ATP-binding protein/permease — protein sequence MEHVESEIPAKLFDRGLFARMLAYVRPYAGWMALAVAAVVPLSLFSNTLPLLIRDATDHALLATERPAGERWAFLLRIAALYVAIAFGAFAMRVAQGYLLSWLGQRMLFDMRADIFDKILRLPFRFFDRHPVGRLMTRVGSDVEAMQRLLTDGLVGLTTDVLMLAGVLAYMFYLDVRLAAIMAALLPAMLAILIGLNARVRAAHRRVRRRQAALNSNLQEAIAGMSTIQLFNREAHAAARFASHNGALRDAMLDSVKWFSYAFPATEIMGALAAALILGIGGWMAWHGGGSPTIGELIAFLAYVRDFFRPLDDLAEKSNVLQSAMASGERVFGLIDTPEEIVDPPDPVRLPEPFRGDISMDGVWFAYEGETWVLRDISLKISAGQSVAIVGATGAGKSTLTALIPRFYDVQRGCVRIDGVDVRACRQADLRGRIGIVMQDPFIFAGTIAENIALFDPHMPREQIEDAARYVNADSFIRQRPGAYDAEVMERGAGLSTGEKQLLALARAIAHNPNILLILDEATANVDTETERLIQDALRKLMKGRTSIIIAHRLSTIRHADRILVMRHGQIVEQGSHEDLLRLNGYYRRLYELLSHDPAGRRVLE from the coding sequence ATGGAACATGTAGAATCCGAAATTCCGGCCAAATTGTTCGACCGCGGCCTGTTTGCCCGCATGTTGGCATACGTGCGGCCCTACGCCGGCTGGATGGCCTTGGCCGTGGCCGCGGTAGTTCCGCTCTCCCTTTTCTCAAATACCCTTCCCCTCCTGATCCGCGATGCGACGGACCACGCCCTGCTGGCCACCGAGCGCCCCGCGGGCGAGCGATGGGCCTTTTTGCTGCGGATCGCCGCGCTTTACGTGGCGATCGCTTTCGGCGCGTTCGCGATGCGCGTCGCGCAGGGTTATCTGCTCTCATGGCTCGGCCAGCGCATGCTCTTCGACATGCGGGCCGACATTTTTGACAAGATCCTTCGCCTGCCCTTCCGATTCTTCGACCGACATCCGGTCGGACGGCTCATGACGCGCGTAGGCTCCGACGTGGAGGCCATGCAGCGCCTGCTGACGGACGGACTCGTCGGCCTTACGACCGACGTGTTGATGCTCGCTGGTGTGCTGGCCTACATGTTCTACCTCGACGTGCGTCTGGCGGCCATTATGGCGGCCTTGCTGCCCGCGATGCTTGCCATCCTGATCGGGCTGAACGCGCGCGTCCGAGCCGCGCATCGCCGGGTCCGACGCCGGCAGGCCGCTCTGAACTCGAACCTGCAGGAGGCCATCGCCGGGATGTCAACGATTCAGTTGTTCAACCGCGAAGCCCATGCGGCAGCCCGCTTCGCGAGCCACAACGGCGCTCTGCGCGACGCCATGCTCGATTCGGTCAAATGGTTTAGTTATGCCTTCCCGGCCACTGAAATCATGGGCGCGCTGGCGGCGGCACTGATTCTCGGTATTGGAGGCTGGATGGCGTGGCACGGAGGGGGGTCCCCGACCATCGGCGAGTTGATTGCCTTTCTCGCCTACGTCCGCGATTTCTTCCGCCCGCTCGACGATTTGGCCGAAAAATCAAATGTGCTTCAGTCCGCAATGGCGTCCGGAGAACGCGTTTTCGGACTGATCGATACACCGGAAGAGATCGTCGACCCTCCCGACCCGGTCCGGCTGCCTGAACCTTTCCGCGGCGATATTTCAATGGATGGCGTATGGTTTGCCTACGAGGGTGAAACGTGGGTTCTTCGGGATATCTCGCTAAAGATTTCGGCTGGGCAGTCCGTGGCGATCGTTGGGGCAACAGGCGCCGGAAAATCGACGCTGACTGCGCTGATTCCGCGGTTCTATGATGTCCAGCGCGGTTGCGTCCGGATAGACGGTGTCGATGTGCGGGCCTGCCGGCAGGCCGACCTGCGCGGGCGCATCGGGATTGTGATGCAGGACCCGTTCATTTTTGCCGGGACCATTGCCGAAAATATAGCGCTGTTCGACCCTCATATGCCGCGCGAGCAGATCGAGGACGCGGCGCGTTACGTGAACGCCGATTCCTTCATTCGGCAGAGGCCGGGCGCATACGATGCGGAGGTGATGGAACGCGGCGCCGGCCTTTCGACCGGAGAAAAGCAATTGCTCGCGCTCGCGCGCGCCATCGCGCACAACCCCAATATCCTGCTGATCCTGGACGAGGCGACCGCGAACGTTGACACGGAAACCGAACGTTTAATCCAGGATGCTCTGCGAAAACTGATGAAAGGCCGGACTTCCATCATTATCGCGCACCGCCTTTCCACCATTCGGCACGCCGACCGCATCCTGGTGATGCGGCATGGCCAAATTGTAGAGCAGGGCTCGCACGAGGACCTGCTGCGGCTGAACGGCTATTATCGCCGACTTTACGAACTCCTCAGTCACGATCCCGCCGGCCGCCGCGTTCTCGAATGA